One Candidatus Hinthialibacter antarcticus DNA window includes the following coding sequences:
- a CDS encoding DUF433 domain-containing protein, translating to MNWKEYIEQQPGVMLGKPVIKGTRLTVEMVLESMAEGATEADLLEAHPRLRPIHIKAVHAYAAASLSADKILSLTD from the coding sequence ATGAACTGGAAAGAGTACATCGAACAGCAACCGGGCGTTATGTTAGGCAAGCCTGTGATTAAGGGTACTCGCTTGACTGTAGAAATGGTTTTAGAAAGCATGGCTGAAGGCGCGACAGAAGCAGACCTTCTTGAAGCCCACCCCCGCTTGCGCCCGATACATATTAAAGCCGTTCACGCCTATGCCGCCGCCTCACTTTCCGCAGACAAAATCCTTTCACTGACAGACTGA
- a CDS encoding flavodoxin-dependent (E)-4-hydroxy-3-methylbut-2-enyl-diphosphate synthase: MSTATPPLAPVLRPRRQTKAVTIGDVSIGENHPIAVQTMVKVPTTDYDSAMREIDNVYSINPENLPDREQNILKQINCWEDAMELQPFHADINRVSVPDEGSAGTFERIVKDSPIPLVADIHFRPPMALAALEAGTHKLRINPGNIRDPKLLKKIAREAVARNIPIRVGVNAGSLDRDLLEKYGDHSAEALAISAQNSVRLMEEEGVENMVVSLKANDARWIIDAYQIFAKTSPYPLHLGVTEAGCGRAAVINSWAGLGSLLQMGLGDTIRISLTEDSRLEVVVGHLLLHYLGLPRFAFKP; the protein is encoded by the coding sequence ATGAGTACCGCTACGCCTCCTCTGGCGCCCGTGTTGCGCCCCCGGCGTCAAACCAAAGCCGTGACCATCGGCGATGTATCCATCGGCGAAAACCACCCCATCGCCGTTCAAACCATGGTCAAAGTGCCAACCACCGATTACGACTCCGCCATGCGCGAGATCGACAACGTCTATAGCATCAATCCTGAAAATCTGCCCGACCGCGAGCAAAACATTCTCAAGCAAATTAACTGCTGGGAAGACGCGATGGAATTGCAGCCCTTCCACGCCGACATCAACCGCGTCAGCGTTCCTGACGAAGGCTCGGCGGGCACGTTTGAGCGAATCGTAAAAGATTCGCCCATTCCATTGGTCGCCGATATTCATTTTCGTCCACCGATGGCGTTGGCCGCGCTTGAAGCAGGCACGCACAAGTTGCGCATCAACCCCGGCAACATTCGCGACCCCAAATTGCTCAAAAAAATTGCCCGCGAAGCCGTCGCCCGCAACATCCCGATTCGCGTCGGCGTTAATGCAGGCTCGCTGGATCGCGATCTTTTAGAAAAATACGGCGACCATTCCGCCGAAGCGCTCGCCATCAGTGCGCAAAATTCCGTACGCTTGATGGAAGAAGAAGGCGTGGAGAACATGGTGGTTTCGCTGAAAGCCAACGACGCCCGTTGGATCATCGACGCGTATCAGATTTTCGCCAAGACTTCGCCGTACCCACTCCACCTCGGCGTGACCGAAGCGGGCTGTGGTCGCGCGGCGGTGATTAACTCGTGGGCGGGACTCGGCTCGCTATTGCAGATGGGCTTGGGCGACACCATCCGTATTTCACTGACGGAAGATTCGCGCCTCGAAGTGGTGGTTGGACATTTGCTGCTGCATTATCTTGGACTGCCGCGTTTTGCCTTCAAGCCGTAA
- a CDS encoding O-antigen ligase family protein, with amino-acid sequence MNDAPLTLNTRHHAVIVGALAVLFFLAPLLPQLIHYDIAFAFRSFLYLCVAVLIAQYGWRGAVRQLNHEPFFLPAFLGVAASAVSLSYAPDFFRAGNAFSNLVALLFLWTVLRLMNFSTSHRRTLTMALVIGGAAAALQALYVQWTGHGELIEALRTNPMYDETMNAEMIVSLEANRAMGNFGNPNHTAGYFVLCLWPLWLLLRQSKTWGARIALCLAGFILTTGIYRTFSRSALLALALTFVLIALFEWLQRGGRITWKAIALSLSAPIIALAGAIFILPAHLFGDRLMTLSTIVARTHFYRGALAVIQDHPCFGVGLEGFEGFYAQHIRPGDLEARYVHNVFLESTVEGGLIGAVLLTWLLLVVFAYLWKRWRQPVPDRAAVWAAFGACSVFVFLSCVDFHNRLPELWYVPLFLMSAVSVSKIQMQSIRQWPIAINWALAILLFLCWGYFAGCKYANRLAADEGYYSLLDEKFYPARTAYERAVLWDPSDASSWNSLGNLWARTPTPIAQQTRLNCMHRAVARAPRRATLRADLAEALFALGYTEEAIQELRAAQALFPARPRYYDLAAKLYQALDRTEDVARMEETARRIKQEIEERN; translated from the coding sequence ATGAACGACGCCCCACTCACGCTCAATACGCGCCATCACGCCGTCATCGTCGGCGCGCTGGCGGTGTTGTTTTTTCTCGCGCCGCTATTGCCGCAACTCATTCATTACGATATCGCCTTTGCGTTCCGCTCGTTTTTATATTTGTGCGTCGCGGTGTTGATCGCGCAATACGGATGGCGGGGCGCCGTTCGCCAACTCAACCACGAACCGTTTTTTTTGCCCGCATTCTTGGGGGTCGCGGCCTCCGCCGTCAGCCTGTCCTACGCGCCCGATTTTTTTCGCGCAGGCAACGCTTTTTCAAATCTCGTAGCGCTTCTTTTCTTATGGACCGTCTTGCGACTGATGAACTTCTCAACGTCCCACCGCCGCACACTTACTATGGCGCTGGTCATTGGCGGCGCGGCGGCGGCGCTGCAAGCACTCTATGTGCAGTGGACTGGACACGGCGAACTCATCGAAGCCTTGCGCACGAATCCAATGTACGACGAAACCATGAACGCGGAAATGATCGTCTCGCTCGAAGCCAATCGCGCCATGGGAAATTTCGGCAATCCCAACCACACCGCAGGCTATTTTGTTCTCTGCTTATGGCCGCTGTGGTTATTGCTTCGCCAGTCGAAAACCTGGGGCGCGCGCATCGCGCTCTGCCTCGCGGGGTTCATTCTAACAACAGGGATTTACCGCACCTTCTCGCGTAGCGCGTTGTTGGCGCTGGCGCTGACGTTTGTTCTGATAGCGTTGTTTGAGTGGCTGCAGCGCGGCGGACGCATCACGTGGAAGGCAATCGCCCTATCACTATCAGCGCCAATCATCGCACTGGCGGGCGCAATTTTCATTCTTCCCGCTCATTTGTTCGGCGACCGGCTGATGACGCTGTCTACCATCGTTGCGCGCACCCACTTCTATCGCGGCGCGTTAGCGGTCATTCAAGACCACCCCTGCTTCGGCGTCGGCCTCGAAGGATTCGAAGGATTCTATGCCCAGCACATCCGCCCCGGCGACCTCGAAGCGCGTTATGTCCATAATGTATTTCTTGAAAGCACGGTCGAAGGCGGACTGATTGGCGCCGTCTTGCTTACTTGGTTATTGCTGGTTGTCTTTGCCTATCTATGGAAACGCTGGCGCCAACCGGTTCCTGATCGCGCCGCCGTCTGGGCGGCATTCGGCGCTTGCAGCGTATTCGTGTTTCTGTCATGCGTTGATTTCCACAACCGTTTGCCGGAACTGTGGTATGTTCCGCTCTTTTTAATGAGTGCAGTTTCCGTTTCAAAAATCCAGATGCAATCCATTCGACAATGGCCTATAGCAATCAATTGGGCGCTGGCAATCCTCCTATTCCTTTGCTGGGGGTATTTTGCAGGATGCAAGTACGCCAACCGCCTCGCCGCCGATGAGGGCTATTACAGTCTGCTTGACGAAAAATTTTACCCGGCGCGAACCGCGTACGAACGCGCCGTCCTTTGGGACCCAAGCGACGCGTCCTCCTGGAACAGTTTGGGCAATCTCTGGGCGAGAACTCCAACCCCCATCGCACAACAGACGCGCCTCAATTGCATGCACCGGGCAGTCGCCCGGGCGCCGCGCCGTGCAACGTTACGCGCCGATTTGGCCGAAGCGCTGTTTGCGCTAGGATATACCGAAGAAGCCATACAGGAACTTCGCGCCGCACAAGCGCTCTTTCCTGCCCGACCGCGCTATTACGACCTCGCCGCCAAACTTTACCAAGCGCTCGACCGGACAGAAGACGTCGCCCGGATGGAAGAAACCGCCCGGCGCATCAAACAAGAAATCGAGGAACGAAACTAA